In one window of Burkholderiales bacterium DNA:
- a CDS encoding urocanate hydratase has translation MNDTTLARQDPRLDPSRVIRAPRGTALTCRSWLTEAAYRMIQNNLDPEVAEHPQHLVVYGGIGRAARDWPSFDRILATLRELRDDESLLIQSGKPVGVFKTHPDAPRVLIANSNLVPKWATWEHFHELDRKGLFMYGQMTAGSWIYIGSQGIVQGTYETFAEAARQHYGGDFAGRWILTAGLGGMGGAQPLAASFAGATSLVVECQQASLDFRLRTRYLDKQARDLDDALDLVRHHTAHREAVSIGLLGNAADVLPELVRRAKAGGPRPDLVTDQTSAHDLVHGYLPAGWSVERWKDAQRDPSLHASLVDAASASCAVHVRAMLDFHAMGVPTVDYGNNIRQVALDRGVLDAFAFPGFVPAYIRPLFCEGKGPFRWVALSGDPEDIRRTDAKVKELFPENRHVHRWLDMAGSRIAFQGLPARICWLGLGERDRAGLAFNDMVASGELKAPIVIGRDHLDTGSVASPNRETEAMRDGTDAVSDWPLLNALLNTAGGATWVSLHHGGGVGMGYSQHAGMVIVADGTEAARRRLARVLVNDPGSGVMRHADAGYDSAIETARRHGLVLPMLGA, from the coding sequence ATGAACGACACCACGCTCGCCCGCCAAGACCCCCGGCTCGACCCGTCACGCGTCATTCGCGCGCCGCGCGGCACGGCGCTCACCTGCCGCAGCTGGCTCACCGAAGCCGCGTACCGGATGATCCAGAACAACCTCGACCCGGAAGTCGCCGAGCACCCGCAGCACCTCGTCGTCTACGGCGGCATCGGCCGCGCGGCGCGCGACTGGCCGTCGTTCGACCGTATCCTGGCGACGCTACGGGAGCTTCGCGACGACGAGTCGCTGCTCATCCAGTCGGGCAAGCCGGTCGGCGTGTTCAAGACCCATCCGGACGCCCCGCGCGTGCTGATCGCGAACTCGAACCTGGTGCCCAAGTGGGCCACCTGGGAGCACTTCCACGAGCTCGACCGCAAGGGCCTGTTCATGTACGGGCAGATGACCGCGGGCAGCTGGATCTACATCGGCAGCCAGGGCATCGTGCAGGGCACCTACGAGACCTTCGCGGAGGCCGCGCGCCAGCACTACGGCGGCGACTTCGCCGGCCGCTGGATCCTCACCGCGGGACTGGGCGGCATGGGCGGCGCGCAGCCGCTCGCCGCGAGCTTCGCCGGCGCGACCTCGCTCGTCGTCGAGTGTCAGCAGGCGAGCCTCGACTTCCGGTTGCGCACCCGCTACCTCGACAAGCAGGCCCGCGACCTCGACGACGCGCTCGACCTCGTGCGCCACCACACCGCCCACCGCGAGGCGGTGTCGATCGGGCTCCTCGGCAACGCCGCCGACGTGCTGCCCGAACTCGTGCGCCGCGCGAAGGCCGGCGGCCCCCGCCCCGACCTCGTCACCGACCAGACCTCCGCGCACGATCTCGTCCACGGCTACCTGCCGGCGGGCTGGAGCGTCGAGCGGTGGAAGGACGCGCAGCGCGATCCCTCGCTGCACGCTTCGCTCGTCGACGCCGCGTCGGCTTCCTGCGCGGTCCACGTGCGCGCGATGCTCGACTTCCACGCGATGGGCGTGCCGACGGTCGATTACGGCAACAACATCCGCCAGGTCGCGCTCGACCGTGGCGTGCTGGACGCCTTCGCCTTCCCCGGTTTCGTCCCGGCGTACATCCGCCCGCTCTTCTGCGAAGGCAAGGGCCCGTTCCGCTGGGTGGCACTGTCCGGCGATCCCGAGGACATCCGCAGGACCGACGCGAAGGTGAAGGAACTCTTCCCGGAAAACCGGCACGTCCACCGCTGGCTCGACATGGCGGGGAGCCGCATCGCGTTTCAGGGCCTGCCCGCGCGCATCTGCTGGCTCGGCCTGGGCGAGCGCGACCGGGCCGGACTCGCGTTCAACGACATGGTCGCCTCGGGCGAGTTGAAGGCGCCGATCGTCATCGGCCGCGACCACCTCGACACCGGCTCGGTCGCGAGTCCCAACCGCGAAACCGAGGCGATGCGCGATGGCACCGACGCGGTGTCCGACTGGCCGCTCCTGAATGCGTTGCTCAACACCGCGGGCGGCGCGACCTGGGTGTCGCTGCACCACGGCGGCGGCGTCGGCATGGGCTACTCGCAGCACGCCGGCATGGTGATCGTCGCCGACGGCACCGAGGCGGCGCGCCGCCGGCTCGCGCGCGTGCTGGTGAACGACCCCGGATCCGGCGTGATGCGCCACGCCGACGCGGGCTACGACTCCGCGATCGAGACCGCGCGTCGCCACGGACTCGTCCTTCCGATGCTGGGCGCCTGA
- a CDS encoding CTP synthase has translation MPKYVFVTGGVVSSLGKGIAAASLAAILTSRGVRVTNLKLDPYINVDPGTMSPFQHGEVFVTEDGAETDLDLGHYERFTDVRMGKRNNFTTGQIYESVIRKERRGDYLGGTVQVIPHITDEIKAWIAAGAGDAEVAVVEVGGTVGDIESLPFLEAIRQMGIQVGRENVCYIHLTLVPYIPTAGEMKTKPTQHSVKELREIGIQPDVVLCRADRPIPDGDRRKIALFTNVAPEAVIPALDADSIYKIPAALHAEGLDTIVCRKLAIDPRPADLSGWNRLTDALEHPEHTVSVAMVGKYVDLTESYKSLSEALIHAGIHTRSRVEIHYVDSEAIERDGVGALEGMDAILVPGGFGKRGVEGKIRAIRYARERHVPYLGICLGMQLAVIEHARHRAGLANANSTEFDPDTPHPVVALITEWQDRDGNIERRTESSDLGGTMRLGAQPCEVVPGSLAHRIYGSITVAERHRHRYEVNNHYLPRLEATGLVVSARAKSETAGDLCEMIELADHPWFFGCQFHPEFTSNPRRGHPLFVSFVRAGLARRGAGGDSASAVAELVASL, from the coding sequence ATGCCCAAGTACGTCTTCGTGACCGGTGGCGTCGTTTCCTCGTTGGGGAAGGGCATCGCCGCCGCGTCGCTGGCCGCGATCCTCACTTCCCGCGGCGTCCGCGTCACCAACCTCAAGCTCGACCCCTACATCAACGTCGATCCCGGCACGATGTCGCCGTTCCAGCACGGCGAGGTGTTCGTGACCGAGGACGGCGCCGAGACCGACCTCGACCTCGGGCACTACGAGCGCTTCACCGACGTGCGGATGGGGAAGCGCAACAACTTCACCACCGGCCAGATCTACGAGAGCGTCATCCGCAAGGAGCGGCGGGGCGATTACCTCGGCGGCACCGTGCAGGTCATTCCGCACATCACCGACGAGATCAAGGCGTGGATCGCGGCGGGCGCGGGAGACGCGGAAGTCGCGGTGGTCGAGGTCGGCGGCACCGTCGGCGACATCGAGAGCCTGCCGTTCCTCGAGGCGATCCGGCAGATGGGCATCCAGGTCGGCCGCGAGAACGTCTGCTACATCCACCTGACGCTCGTCCCGTACATCCCGACCGCGGGCGAGATGAAGACCAAGCCGACGCAGCACTCGGTGAAGGAGCTTCGCGAGATCGGCATCCAGCCCGACGTCGTGCTGTGCCGCGCCGACCGTCCGATTCCCGACGGCGACCGGCGCAAGATCGCGCTGTTCACCAACGTCGCGCCCGAGGCCGTCATTCCGGCGCTCGACGCGGATTCCATCTACAAGATCCCCGCCGCGCTGCACGCGGAGGGCCTCGACACGATCGTGTGCCGCAAGCTCGCGATCGACCCGAGGCCGGCCGACCTGTCGGGATGGAACCGGCTCACCGACGCCCTCGAGCATCCCGAGCACACGGTGAGCGTCGCGATGGTCGGCAAGTACGTCGATCTGACCGAATCGTACAAGTCGCTCTCCGAGGCGCTCATCCACGCCGGCATCCACACGCGAAGCCGCGTGGAGATCCACTACGTCGACTCCGAGGCGATCGAGCGCGACGGCGTCGGGGCGCTCGAGGGCATGGACGCGATCCTCGTGCCTGGCGGGTTCGGCAAGCGCGGCGTCGAGGGCAAGATCCGGGCGATCCGCTACGCCCGCGAGCGCCACGTCCCCTACCTCGGCATTTGCCTCGGCATGCAGCTCGCGGTGATCGAGCACGCGCGCCACCGCGCCGGTCTCGCGAACGCGAATTCGACCGAGTTCGATCCCGACACGCCGCATCCGGTGGTCGCGCTCATCACCGAGTGGCAGGACCGCGATGGCAACATCGAACGGCGTACCGAGAGTTCGGACCTGGGCGGCACGATGCGCCTGGGCGCGCAACCCTGCGAGGTCGTGCCCGGCTCGCTCGCGCACCGCATCTACGGTTCGATCACGGTGGCCGAGCGCCACCGCCACCGCTACGAAGTCAACAACCACTACCTGCCTCGCCTCGAGGCGACCGGTCTCGTGGTGAGCGCGCGCGCGAAGAGCGAAACCGCGGGCGACCTGTGCGAGATGATCGAGCTCGCCGATCACCCGTGGTTCTTCGGTTGCCAGTTCCATCCCGAGTTCACGTCGAACCCGCGCCGCGGGCATCCGCTCTTCGTGAGCTTCGTGCGCGCCGGGCTCGCGCGTCGCGGCGCCGGCGGGGATTCCGCTTCGGCGGTGGCGGAACTGGTCGCCTCCCTTTGA
- the kdsA gene encoding 3-deoxy-8-phosphooctulonate synthase: MNLCGFDVGLDRPLFLIAGPCVVESRTLQVDVAGALKEMTGALGIPFVFKSSYDKANRSSHASYRGPGIDEGLSILAEVKRQVGVPVLTDVHEADEIATVAEVVDVLQTPAFLCRQTDFIQAVARSGRPVNIKKGQFLAPEDMTQVVAKAKAASGADNILVCERGASFGYHNLVSDMRSLAIMRGTGCPVVFDATHSVQLPGGQGTSSGGQREFVPVLARAAVAAGVAGVFMETHPDPAKALSDGPNAWPLPRMRALLETLVELDVSVKRRSLPEAELMASR; encoded by the coding sequence ATGAATCTGTGCGGCTTCGACGTCGGCCTCGACCGGCCGTTGTTCCTGATCGCGGGTCCCTGCGTCGTCGAGTCGCGCACGCTGCAGGTGGACGTGGCCGGTGCGCTGAAGGAGATGACCGGGGCGCTCGGCATTCCGTTCGTCTTCAAGTCGAGCTACGACAAGGCGAACCGCAGCTCGCACGCGAGCTACCGCGGCCCGGGGATCGACGAAGGGCTCTCGATCCTCGCCGAAGTGAAGCGGCAGGTCGGCGTGCCGGTGCTGACCGACGTCCACGAAGCGGACGAGATCGCCACGGTCGCGGAAGTCGTCGACGTGCTGCAGACGCCGGCGTTCCTGTGCCGGCAGACCGACTTCATCCAGGCGGTCGCGCGCTCGGGCAGGCCGGTCAACATCAAGAAGGGCCAGTTCCTCGCGCCGGAGGACATGACGCAGGTCGTAGCTAAGGCGAAGGCCGCGAGCGGCGCGGACAACATCCTCGTGTGCGAGCGCGGGGCGTCGTTCGGCTACCACAACCTCGTCTCGGACATGCGCTCGCTCGCGATCATGCGCGGAACCGGATGCCCGGTCGTGTTCGACGCGACGCACTCGGTGCAGCTTCCGGGCGGGCAGGGCACCTCGTCGGGCGGACAGCGCGAGTTCGTGCCGGTGCTCGCGCGTGCGGCGGTCGCGGCCGGTGTCGCGGGCGTGTTCATGGAGACCCACCCCGACCCCGCGAAGGCACTCTCCGACGGCCCGAACGCCTGGCCGCTGCCGCGGATGCGCGCGCTGCTCGAGACGCTCGTCGAACTCGATGTCTCGGTCAAGCGCCGCAGCCTGCCTGAAGCCGAACTGATGGCCTCGCGATGA
- the eno gene encoding phosphopyruvate hydratase: MSAIVDVIAREILDSRGNPTIEADVVLESGVSGRAAVPSGASTGSKEAVELRDGDAKRYGGKGVTRAVEHVNTEICEAILGLDATEQGLIDKTLCELDGTENKGRLGANAILAVSCAVAKAAAEESSLPLYRYLGGAGEMQLPVPLMNVINGGAHANNKIDLQEFMLVPLGAPSFREALRYGAEVFHTLKKLIDARGMPTTVGDEGGFAPDLPSNESALQLLVEAIDRAGYEPGRDIALALDCAASEYFVDGAYRLEGENRVLTSAQMIDVLATWCGKYPIVSIEDGMSEHDWDGWKALTERLGRDVQLVGDDIFCTSTKILKQGIAKGVANSILVKINQIGTLSETFAAITMANRARYTAVVSHRSGETEDSIIADIAVGTNAGQIKTGSLSRSDRIAKYNQLLRIEEDLGDAASYPGRDAFFNLEG, encoded by the coding sequence ATGAGCGCCATCGTCGACGTCATCGCCCGCGAGATCCTCGATTCCCGCGGCAATCCCACCATCGAAGCCGACGTCGTGCTGGAATCGGGCGTGTCGGGCCGCGCGGCCGTGCCCTCCGGCGCCTCGACCGGGTCGAAAGAGGCGGTCGAGTTGCGCGACGGCGACGCGAAGCGCTACGGCGGCAAGGGCGTCACGCGCGCGGTCGAGCACGTCAACACCGAGATCTGCGAGGCGATCCTCGGGCTCGACGCCACCGAGCAGGGACTCATCGACAAGACGCTCTGCGAGCTCGACGGCACCGAGAACAAGGGCCGGCTCGGCGCGAACGCCATCCTCGCGGTGTCCTGCGCGGTCGCGAAGGCCGCGGCCGAGGAGTCCTCGCTGCCGCTCTACCGCTACCTCGGGGGCGCGGGCGAGATGCAGCTCCCGGTGCCGCTGATGAACGTGATCAACGGCGGGGCGCACGCGAACAACAAGATCGACCTGCAGGAGTTCATGCTCGTGCCGCTCGGCGCGCCCTCGTTCCGCGAGGCATTGCGCTACGGCGCCGAGGTGTTCCACACGCTGAAGAAGCTGATCGACGCGCGCGGCATGCCGACGACGGTGGGCGACGAAGGCGGCTTCGCGCCGGACCTGCCGTCGAACGAGTCGGCGCTGCAGTTGCTGGTCGAGGCGATCGACCGGGCCGGCTACGAGCCGGGGCGCGACATCGCGCTCGCGCTCGACTGCGCAGCGTCCGAGTACTTCGTCGACGGCGCCTACCGGCTGGAGGGCGAGAACCGCGTGTTGACGAGCGCGCAGATGATCGACGTGCTCGCCACCTGGTGCGGCAAGTATCCGATCGTCAGCATCGAGGACGGCATGTCCGAGCACGACTGGGACGGCTGGAAGGCGCTGACCGAGCGTCTCGGCCGCGACGTGCAGCTCGTCGGCGACGACATCTTCTGCACCAGCACGAAGATCCTGAAGCAGGGGATCGCGAAGGGCGTCGCGAACTCGATCCTCGTCAAGATCAACCAGATCGGCACGCTCTCGGAAACCTTCGCCGCCATCACGATGGCGAACCGGGCCCGCTACACCGCGGTCGTCTCGCACCGCTCGGGCGAGACCGAGGACAGCATCATCGCGGACATCGCGGTGGGCACCAACGCCGGCCAGATCAAGACCGGGTCGCTCTCGCGCTCCGACCGCATCGCGAAGTACAACCAGCTCCTCCGCATCGAGGAGGACCTGGGCGACGCCGCGTCCTATCCGGGGCGCGACGCCTTCTTCAACCTCGAGGGATGA
- the ftsB gene encoding cell division protein FtsB has translation MRWLALIFLAAIAALQIPMWLGKGGWLAVGELDRQVALQRAGNEKLRARNEALDADVRDLKSGSEAIEERARSELGMIRNDEVFFQIQPGALPKAAPAAR, from the coding sequence ATGCGCTGGCTCGCCCTGATCTTCTTGGCCGCGATCGCCGCGCTGCAGATACCGATGTGGCTGGGCAAGGGCGGCTGGCTCGCGGTGGGCGAGCTCGACCGGCAGGTCGCCCTGCAGCGTGCGGGCAACGAGAAGCTGCGGGCCCGCAACGAGGCGCTCGACGCCGACGTGCGCGACCTCAAGTCCGGCAGCGAGGCGATCGAGGAGCGCGCCCGCTCGGAACTCGGCATGATCCGGAACGACGAAGTATTCTTCCAGATCCAGCCCGGCGCCCTGCCCAAGGCCGCGCCGGCCGCGCGCTGA
- a CDS encoding RNA methyltransferase: MIRIASRHNPRLREVARLIASSRDRRRARRAILEGEHVVSEYLARFGAPEALVVNEDAAIRPGIAALVARVPAASVLLLPRALFDGLGALPPDIGVLAVAAAPAPAAISAIGGALVLFLEAIQDPGNLGSMLRSAAAFGVDAVVLSPDCAFPWAPKVLRAGQGAHFRVAIHEDGDLIATARAFRAAGGRMLATVVDGGVPLPRVRADGRIALAIGNEGSGLSAALLAEADEVVTIPMPGGTESLNAAAAAAVALYEIARGRVGTSR; this comes from the coding sequence ATGATCCGGATCGCGTCGCGCCACAACCCGCGGCTGCGCGAGGTGGCGCGCCTCATCGCATCGTCGCGCGACCGTCGCCGGGCCCGGCGGGCGATCCTCGAAGGCGAGCACGTCGTCTCCGAGTACCTCGCGCGCTTCGGTGCTCCCGAGGCGCTGGTCGTGAACGAGGACGCCGCAATCCGGCCGGGCATCGCCGCGCTGGTTGCAAGGGTGCCCGCGGCGAGCGTGCTCCTGCTGCCGCGGGCACTGTTCGACGGCCTGGGTGCGCTTCCCCCGGACATCGGCGTACTGGCGGTCGCGGCCGCACCGGCCCCTGCGGCGATCTCCGCGATCGGCGGCGCGCTGGTGCTGTTCCTGGAGGCGATCCAGGATCCCGGGAACCTGGGCTCGATGCTGCGCTCGGCCGCCGCCTTCGGCGTCGATGCGGTGGTCCTGTCGCCCGACTGCGCATTCCCATGGGCGCCGAAGGTGCTGCGCGCCGGGCAGGGCGCGCATTTCCGGGTGGCGATTCACGAGGACGGGGATCTGATCGCGACCGCGCGCGCGTTTCGCGCCGCCGGCGGACGCATGCTCGCGACGGTGGTGGACGGGGGCGTGCCGCTGCCGCGGGTTCGTGCGGACGGCCGCATCGCGCTCGCGATCGGCAACGAGGGATCGGGACTTTCGGCGGCGCTTCTGGCTGAAGCCGACGAGGTCGTGACGATCCCGATGCCCGGGGGCACCGAGTCGCTCAACGCCGCAGCTGCGGCGGCGGTGGCGCTCTACGAGATCGCGCGCGGAAGGGTCGGAACGTCCAGGTGA
- a CDS encoding ribokinase, whose protein sequence is MIVVFGSINADLVARVAALPREGETQLARGYAVHAGGKGANQALAARRAGADVVLAGAAGDDSFAEVALSSLRAAGVDLSRVAAVDGPTGLALIHVDTEGRNTITVVPGANARARENLISDAILTPATTLVLQLEVPKGEVDALAGRAKARGTRVIVNVAPPMPLPATLFEATDVLVANEHEAAVVARAAGLPAEPDAFCAAVAERFGRAAVVTLGAQGLVAADANAGYRVPARSVAVVDSTAAGDAFVGALAAALDRGSPFVEALAEGSAAGSHACTREGAQPSIGARSEWIDAARELAARAIVRAR, encoded by the coding sequence GTGATCGTCGTCTTCGGTTCGATCAACGCGGACCTGGTCGCGCGTGTCGCGGCGCTGCCGCGCGAGGGCGAGACGCAACTCGCCCGAGGATACGCCGTCCATGCGGGCGGCAAAGGGGCGAACCAGGCGCTCGCCGCCCGCCGTGCCGGCGCGGACGTGGTGCTCGCGGGTGCCGCCGGTGACGACAGCTTCGCCGAGGTCGCACTTTCGTCGCTGCGCGCGGCGGGCGTCGATCTGTCGCGTGTGGCCGCGGTCGACGGCCCGACCGGCCTCGCACTGATCCACGTCGACACCGAGGGCCGCAACACGATCACCGTCGTGCCGGGCGCCAACGCGCGCGCCCGGGAGAACCTGATTTCCGACGCCATCCTGACGCCTGCGACGACGCTCGTCCTGCAACTGGAAGTGCCGAAGGGCGAGGTCGATGCGCTCGCAGGCCGTGCGAAAGCGCGCGGCACGCGGGTGATCGTCAACGTGGCACCTCCGATGCCGCTGCCCGCGACCCTGTTCGAGGCGACCGATGTGCTGGTCGCGAACGAGCACGAAGCGGCGGTCGTCGCTCGAGCCGCCGGCCTTCCCGCGGAGCCGGACGCGTTCTGCGCAGCCGTCGCGGAACGCTTCGGCCGCGCCGCGGTCGTGACGCTGGGCGCGCAGGGGCTCGTCGCGGCCGACGCGAACGCAGGCTATCGCGTGCCGGCGAGAAGCGTCGCGGTCGTCGACTCCACGGCGGCGGGCGACGCATTCGTCGGCGCGCTCGCGGCGGCGCTCGATCGGGGTTCGCCGTTCGTCGAGGCCCTGGCCGAGGGATCGGCGGCCGGCTCGCACGCCTGCACGCGCGAGGGCGCGCAGCCGTCGATCGGCGCGCGTTCCGAGTGGATCGATGCCGCGCGCGAACTCGCCGCGCGGGCGATCGTTCGGGCGCGCTAG
- a CDS encoding ribose ABC transporter: MLKGIPPLLTPDLLHALASMGHGDEIAIVDANFPSASLGRRVIETVGAGSHEVLAAVLALMPLDTGGDTPVWTMEVIGDPEAIPEPVADFAAVLADQDLGDVEIGHLERMAFYARSREAYAVVRTGELRPYGNVLLVKGTVNRLGALTPAA, translated from the coding sequence ATGCTCAAGGGAATACCGCCGCTCCTGACGCCCGACCTCCTGCACGCGCTCGCGTCGATGGGGCACGGCGACGAGATCGCGATCGTCGACGCCAACTTTCCCTCGGCCTCGCTCGGCCGCCGCGTGATCGAGACCGTCGGCGCCGGATCGCACGAGGTGCTGGCGGCGGTACTGGCGTTGATGCCGCTCGACACCGGCGGAGACACCCCGGTCTGGACGATGGAAGTGATCGGCGATCCGGAGGCGATCCCCGAGCCGGTGGCCGATTTCGCCGCGGTGCTCGCCGACCAAGATCTCGGCGACGTCGAAATCGGGCACCTCGAACGCATGGCGTTCTACGCGCGCTCGCGCGAGGCCTACGCGGTCGTCCGCACCGGAGAACTGCGCCCCTACGGCAACGTGCTGCTCGTCAAGGGCACGGTGAACCGTCTCGGCGCGCTCACGCCCGCCGCGTGA
- a CDS encoding kinase/pyrophosphorylase, with translation MPSRRTVFFLSDRTGITAEMLGNSLLSQFEDVAFHRVTVPFVDSPEKVDEAIRLVNDTGTKEGRRPIVFSSVVDEAASEAIRVRAEALTLDLFQIFIAPLEAELTAKSSHAAGRSHGLANSHEYFARMEAINFAQAHDDGAATRDLGKAQVILVGVSRCGKTPTSLYLALQFGVRAANFPLTPDDFADRRLPGSVLGHRPKLFGLTIQPERLREIREERRPGSRYASLDNCRYEVREAEAMMQREGIPSVDTTTKSIEEIATTILHRAKLERHVY, from the coding sequence ATGCCGTCGCGGCGCACCGTGTTCTTCCTGTCCGACCGGACCGGCATCACCGCCGAGATGCTCGGCAACAGCCTGCTCTCGCAGTTCGAGGACGTCGCGTTTCACCGGGTGACGGTGCCGTTCGTCGACTCGCCGGAGAAGGTCGACGAGGCGATCCGGCTCGTCAACGACACCGGCACGAAGGAAGGTCGGCGCCCGATCGTGTTCTCCTCGGTCGTCGACGAGGCGGCGAGCGAGGCGATCCGCGTGCGCGCGGAAGCATTGACGCTCGACCTGTTCCAGATCTTCATCGCGCCGCTCGAAGCCGAACTCACGGCGAAGAGTTCGCACGCGGCCGGACGATCGCACGGGCTCGCGAACAGCCACGAGTACTTCGCGCGGATGGAGGCGATCAACTTCGCGCAGGCGCACGACGACGGCGCCGCCACCCGGGACCTCGGGAAGGCGCAGGTGATCCTCGTCGGCGTCTCGCGCTGCGGCAAGACGCCGACCTCGCTCTATCTCGCGCTGCAGTTCGGGGTCCGGGCGGCGAACTTCCCGCTCACGCCGGACGACTTCGCCGATCGCCGGCTGCCCGGCTCGGTGCTGGGCCACCGGCCGAAGCTCTTCGGGCTCACGATCCAGCCCGAGCGCCTGCGCGAGATCCGCGAGGAACGACGCCCGGGCAGCCGCTACGCGTCGCTCGACAACTGCCGCTACGAAGTGCGCGAGGCCGAGGCGATGATGCAGCGCGAGGGCATTCCATCGGTCGACACGACCACCAAGTCGATCGAGGAGATCGCCACCACGATCCTCCATCGCGCGAAACTCGAACGGCACGTCTACTGA
- a CDS encoding PHP domain-containing protein: protein MPRYDLHCHSTSSDGLLSPAAVVARAASRGVDVLALTDHDDISGLAEASRAAVDAGIGFVPGSELSVNWEDLTVHVVALGIDPGDRTLTAGLRSIREGRTGRAKRIGESLAAAGIPGAYQGALAFVTSEELVSRTHFARWLVETGRCRDIGDVFKRYLVPGRPGYVEHEWTTLPQAIGWIHGAGGVAVLAHPGRYKVGGERRMTQLIDEFTAAGGDALEVLSPSHSAAQVAQFATHARLRGLAASTGSDYHGPGESWLDLGDLPPLPAGLEPVWSRF, encoded by the coding sequence ATGCCGCGGTACGACCTCCACTGCCATTCGACCTCATCCGATGGACTTCTATCCCCAGCCGCGGTGGTCGCCCGCGCCGCCTCCCGCGGCGTCGACGTTCTCGCGTTGACCGACCACGACGACATCTCCGGCCTTGCCGAGGCCTCGCGGGCGGCGGTCGACGCCGGGATCGGGTTCGTCCCGGGCAGCGAACTGTCGGTCAACTGGGAGGACCTGACCGTCCATGTGGTGGCGCTCGGCATCGATCCGGGCGACCGGACGCTCACCGCCGGCCTGCGGTCGATTCGGGAGGGACGGACCGGGCGCGCGAAACGGATCGGAGAGTCGCTCGCCGCCGCGGGCATCCCGGGCGCCTACCAGGGTGCGCTCGCCTTCGTCACGAGCGAGGAACTCGTCTCGCGTACCCATTTCGCGCGCTGGCTCGTCGAGACCGGCCGCTGCCGCGACATCGGCGACGTCTTCAAGCGCTACCTCGTGCCCGGCAGGCCCGGCTACGTCGAGCACGAGTGGACGACGTTGCCGCAGGCCATCGGCTGGATCCACGGCGCCGGCGGCGTCGCGGTCCTGGCGCATCCGGGCCGCTACAAGGTCGGCGGCGAACGCCGCATGACGCAGCTCATCGACGAGTTCACCGCCGCAGGTGGCGACGCGCTCGAGGTCCTGTCGCCTTCGCATTCCGCGGCGCAGGTGGCGCAGTTCGCGACCCACGCGCGGTTGCGCGGCCTCGCCGCGTCGACCGGGTCGGACTACCACGGACCCGGCGAGAGCTGGCTCGACCTGGGCGACCTGCCGCCCCTGCCCGCCGGCCTCGAGCCGGTGTGGTCGCGCTTCTGA
- a CDS encoding helix-turn-helix domain-containing protein, whose amino-acid sequence MKLLDRVLNPREIRRRLGLNQEQFWTQIGVTQSGGSRYESGREMPRPVRELLRLVHVEQIDLTQVKRIDFEIISYLKESHPDLYRNLRRAARGRRNAQGVATMTGDDEGGGTDEIPLAGDLPRG is encoded by the coding sequence GTGAAGCTGCTCGACCGTGTCCTGAATCCGCGCGAGATCCGGCGCAGGCTGGGCCTGAACCAGGAACAGTTCTGGACCCAGATCGGCGTCACGCAAAGCGGAGGATCCCGCTACGAGAGCGGCCGGGAGATGCCGCGACCGGTGCGCGAACTGCTGCGGCTGGTCCACGTCGAGCAGATCGATCTCACGCAGGTCAAGCGGATCGACTTCGAGATCATCAGCTACCTCAAGGAATCGCATCCGGACCTCTACCGGAACCTGCGGCGCGCCGCGCGCGGCCGACGGAACGCGCAGGGCGTGGCCACGATGACCGGCGACGATGAGGGCGGGGGCACGGACGAGATTCCGCTCGCCGGCGACCTGCCTCGCGGCTGA